AACTCGGAGGTTCCCGCGACCTTGAAGTCCATGTCGCCGAAGGCGTCCTCGGCGCCGAGGATGTCCGTGAGCGCCACGTAGCGGGTCTCGCCGTCGACGTCGTCGGAGACCAGGCCCATCGCGATGCCCGCGACCGGAGCCTTCAGCGGCACGCCCGCGTTGTACAGCGACAGGGTGGACGCGCACACGGAGCCCATGGAGGTGGAGCCGTTGGAGCCGAGGGCCTCGGAGACCTGGCGGATGGCGTAGGGGAACTCCTCGCGGGACGGGATCACCGGCACGAGCGCGCGCTCGGCGAGCGCGCCGTGGCCGATCTCGCGGCGCTTCGGGGAGCCGACGCGGCCGGTCTCGCCGGTGGAGTACGGCGGGAAGTTGTAGTGGTGGATGTAGCGCTTGGAGGTCGTCGGGGTCAGCGAGTCGATCTGCTGCTCCATCTTGAGCATGTCGAGGGTGGTCACACCCAGGATCTGGGTCTCGCCGCGCTCGAAGAGCGAGGAGCCGTGGGCGCGCGGGACGAGGTCGACCTCGACGCCCAGGTCGCGGATGTCGGTGACGCCGCGGCCGTCGATGCGGAACTGCTCGGTGAGGATCTTCTGGCGGACGATCTTCTTCATCACCGCGTTGTAGGCTGCACGGATCTCCTTGGAGGCGTTCTCGTTGCCCTCGAAGTTCGGGAGCAGGTCGGCCTCGATGGACTCCATGTACTCGTTGGTGGCCTCGTCGCGCTCGAGCTTGGCCTTGATGGTCAGGAGCTTGGCCAGCTTCTTGGAGGCCTTCTTCTCCACCGCGGCGTAGACGTCGTCGGTGTAGGCCGGGAACAGCGGGAAGGTCTGGGTCTCCTTCGCGGCGCGCTCGGCCAGGCCGGCCTGCACGCGGCAGAGGATCTCGATGAACGGCTTGGCAGCCTCGAGGCCGGAGGCCACGACGGACTCGGTCGGTGCCGGTGCGCCGTCGGCGATGCGGGCGACGACCGACTCGGTCGCGCCTGCCTCCACCATCATGATGGCGACGTCCTCGACGGTCTTGTTGCCCTTCTTCTTGTTGACGATGCGGCCTGCGACGACCAGCTCGAACAGCGCCTTCTCGTGCTGCGGCTGGGTCGGGAACGCGACCCATTGCCCCTCGGGGTGCTTGTCATCGGCGATGAGCGCCATGCGCACGCCGCCGACGGCGCCGGAGACCGGCAGGCCGGACAGCTGGGTGGCGGCGGAGGCGCCGTTGATGGCGACGACGTCGTACATGTCCTCCGGGTTCATGGACAAGACGGTGACCACGACCTGCACCTCGTTGCGCAGCCCCTTGACGAAGGTGGGGCGCAGCGGGCGGTCGATGAGGCGGCAGGCGAGGATGGCCTCGGTGGACGGGCGGCCCTCGCGGCGGAAGAAGGAGCCGGGGATGCGGCCGCCGGCGTACATGCGCTCCTCGACGTCCACGGTCAGCGGGAAGAAGTCGAAGCCCTCGCGCGGCTGGTTGGAGGCGGTGGTGGTGGCCAGCAGCATGGTGTCATCGTCCAGGTAGGTGGTGACGGAGCCGTCTGCCTGGCGGGCCAGCTGGCCGGTTTCAAAACGGATAGTGCGGGTGCCAAAGTCACCGTTGTCGATGGTGGCTATGGCCTCGGTTACGCCAAATTCAGCGTCCTCGTTGTACTGAATGTGTGCGTTAGCGTTGCTCAAAATTCACGTCTCCTTGTCGCTTAGACGTTTCCCGGCGATCATCGGTGCCGCCTTTATGGATTCACAATCTCAAAAATCTTCGAACGTGCAACTTTCGGAATTCTAGCATGAAAAAACCCGCGCATCAGCACTGTTACGTGTGATACGCGGGTGAAACGCTGTGACGCTTAGCGACGCAGGCCCAGGCGGGCGATCAGGTCACGGTAGCGGTCAACGTTGTTGGCTGCCAGGTACTTCAGCAGGCCGCGGCGGCGACCGACCAGAAGCAGCAGACCACGGCGGGAGTGGTGGTCGTGCTTGTGGAACTTCAGGTGCTCGGTCAGGTTGTTGATGCGGCTGGTCAGCAGCGCAACCTGGGCCTCCGGAGAACCGGTGTCGGTCTCGTGCAGGCCGTACTCGGCGAGGATGGACTTCTTCTGCTCAGTGGTCAGTGCCATAGAGTAGTACTCCTATAAATATTTCAGTCCACATGAAAAATGCGCGGGTGTTGCCCGCGGCTCCCAACTGCTGTGGACCGCAGTAAAGAAGCCTTAAACACTCTAGCACACGAGCGCGCCGATTTCAGCATTTTCGCTTGTCGACGCCTTCGGCCTCACAGACCGCGGGCTACCCGACCGATGCGCTCCATGAACTCGGCGAGGAAGCGCTCGACGTCGACGGCGACCGCGACCTTGGCGTTTTTCACCGGGTCGTTCAGCCGGGTCTCGTCGCCGATGGTGCGCCCGCGGGTAGCGCCCTCGGTGTCGACCTTGAGGTTGATCGGCAGGGTCGTCACCAGCGACGGGTCGACGGCGACGCCAACGGCCAGCGGGTCGTGCAGGCCGCAGCCGCCGAGGTGCGGCGCGGTGGTGTCGTAGGCCTTGATGTAGTAGTCGGTCGCGTCCGCGAGGAAGGTGCCAGCGGGAGTCCCCAGCGCGCGCCACTGCTTGGTCTCCTCGTAGGTGAGTAGCGTCTGCAGCGTCACGTCAAGGCCGATCATGGTGATGTCGTTTGAATTGCGCACCATGATATCCGCGCCCTCGGGGTCCTGGTTGA
This is a stretch of genomic DNA from Corynebacterium vitaeruminis DSM 20294. It encodes these proteins:
- a CDS encoding polyribonucleotide nucleotidyltransferase; this encodes MSNANAHIQYNEDAEFGVTEAIATIDNGDFGTRTIRFETGQLARQADGSVTTYLDDDTMLLATTTASNQPREGFDFFPLTVDVEERMYAGGRIPGSFFRREGRPSTEAILACRLIDRPLRPTFVKGLRNEVQVVVTVLSMNPEDMYDVVAINGASAATQLSGLPVSGAVGGVRMALIADDKHPEGQWVAFPTQPQHEKALFELVVAGRIVNKKKGNKTVEDVAIMMVEAGATESVVARIADGAPAPTESVVASGLEAAKPFIEILCRVQAGLAERAAKETQTFPLFPAYTDDVYAAVEKKASKKLAKLLTIKAKLERDEATNEYMESIEADLLPNFEGNENASKEIRAAYNAVMKKIVRQKILTEQFRIDGRGVTDIRDLGVEVDLVPRAHGSSLFERGETQILGVTTLDMLKMEQQIDSLTPTTSKRYIHHYNFPPYSTGETGRVGSPKRREIGHGALAERALVPVIPSREEFPYAIRQVSEALGSNGSTSMGSVCASTLSLYNAGVPLKAPVAGIAMGLVSDDVDGETRYVALTDILGAEDAFGDMDFKVAGTSEFITALQLDTKLDGIPSEVLAAALSQARDARLTILDTMAEVIDGPDEMSPLAPRITTVTVPVSKIGEVIGPKGKTINAITEETGADVSIEEDGTVYVSATTGEAAEAAIEKINAIANPQLPKVGERFLGTVVKTTAFGAFVSLVPGRDGLLHISKLGNGKRVEKVEDVVKVGDKIEVEILDIDNRGKISLGLVKPE
- the rpsO gene encoding 30S ribosomal protein S15, with amino-acid sequence MALTTEQKKSILAEYGLHETDTGSPEAQVALLTSRINNLTEHLKFHKHDHHSRRGLLLLVGRRRGLLKYLAANNVDRYRDLIARLGLRR